A window of Streptomyces armeniacus contains these coding sequences:
- a CDS encoding cytochrome P450: MTDTPPAVPGPEPAPDAVRDPVPDPVRGAAAPPPGCPAHDPDGATGEDAAPDRLVNLFAPGSVADPMATYEKLREAHGPVAPVLLADDLPAWLVLGYRENLEVARTPARFTRDSRVWTLFKEDRVPPTSPLLPLTEWKPVCRFFDGEEHRRVRSAINDSIARLNRRGIRRHVNRYAGRLIDGFSGTGEADLVGEFVEHLPMLVMTQLIGLPDEDGPRLVDASREVMNGAATAVASNAYIVETLQSLVARKRAAPGHDLASWLIGHPEGLSNLEVVQHLRVILVITNETTTSLIASVLRMVLTDPRFRATLAGGHMTLLDAVEQVLWDEPPFLTLPGRWATGDTEVGGRRIKAGDLLLLGLAAGNADPAIRPDRSAPMLGNRSHLAFGGGAHECPGQDISRAIADTGIDTLLTRLPDLRMSVAEDELHWNKAWVTRHLAALPVEFTPVRAARTRTGPDTGAVPRAEASGGAARQARTPERPADGEPAAAPEPAVTGLWPAAKRRLLRR; encoded by the coding sequence GTGACCGACACCCCTCCCGCCGTACCCGGACCGGAACCCGCACCCGACGCCGTACGCGATCCCGTACCGGATCCCGTACGCGGGGCAGCCGCCCCGCCGCCGGGCTGCCCCGCCCACGACCCTGACGGCGCGACCGGCGAGGACGCCGCGCCCGACCGCCTCGTGAACCTGTTCGCGCCCGGCTCCGTCGCCGACCCCATGGCCACGTACGAGAAGCTGCGGGAAGCGCACGGCCCCGTGGCGCCCGTACTGCTGGCCGACGACCTGCCGGCCTGGCTCGTGCTCGGCTACCGCGAGAACCTCGAAGTGGCCCGTACGCCCGCCCGGTTCACCCGCGACTCCCGCGTCTGGACCCTCTTCAAGGAGGACCGGGTCCCGCCGACGTCGCCGCTGCTGCCGCTGACCGAGTGGAAGCCGGTGTGCCGCTTCTTTGACGGCGAGGAGCACCGCCGGGTGCGTTCGGCGATCAACGACAGCATCGCCCGCTTGAACCGCCGCGGCATCCGCCGCCACGTCAACCGCTACGCCGGCCGGCTCATCGACGGCTTCTCCGGTACGGGCGAGGCGGATCTCGTGGGGGAGTTCGTCGAGCATCTGCCGATGCTCGTGATGACGCAGCTGATCGGCCTGCCCGACGAGGACGGCCCGCGCCTCGTCGACGCGTCACGCGAGGTGATGAACGGCGCGGCGACCGCCGTCGCGAGCAACGCGTACATCGTGGAGACGCTCCAGTCGCTCGTCGCGCGCAAACGCGCCGCGCCCGGCCACGACCTGGCGTCCTGGCTCATCGGCCACCCCGAGGGCCTCAGCAACCTCGAAGTGGTGCAGCACCTGCGGGTCATCCTCGTCATCACCAACGAGACGACGACCAGCCTGATCGCGAGCGTGCTGCGGATGGTGCTCACCGACCCGAGGTTCCGCGCGACGCTCGCGGGCGGCCACATGACGCTGCTCGACGCGGTGGAACAGGTCCTGTGGGACGAACCGCCGTTCCTGACCCTGCCCGGCCGCTGGGCCACCGGCGACACCGAGGTGGGCGGCCGGCGGATCAAGGCGGGGGACCTGCTGCTGCTGGGGCTCGCGGCGGGAAACGCGGACCCGGCGATCCGGCCCGACCGCTCCGCGCCGATGCTGGGCAACCGCTCCCACCTCGCGTTCGGCGGCGGCGCCCACGAGTGCCCCGGCCAGGACATCAGCCGCGCCATCGCCGACACCGGCATCGACACCCTGCTGACGCGCCTGCCGGACCTGCGGATGTCCGTGGCCGAGGACGAGCTGCACTGGAACAAGGCGTGGGTGACGCGCCATCTCGCGGCGCTGCCCGTGGAGTTCACGCCCGTACGGGCGGCTCGTACGCGTACGGGCCCGGACACGGGCGCGGTGCCGCGCGCGGAGGCGTCAGGCGGGGCCGCGAGGCAGGCCCGTACGCCGGAACGCCCGGCGGACGGCGAACCCGCCGCCGCCCCGGAGCCCGCCGTCACCGGTCTCTGGCCCGCCGCGAAGCGGCGGCTGCTGCGCCGCTGA